A region from the uncultured Macellibacteroides sp. genome encodes:
- a CDS encoding ABC transporter permease has translation MKTLRFLLEKEFKQIRRDKFLPRMILFLPIMQLIVLPFAANFEMNNINLTLIDNDHSVYSTRLTEKITSSGYFTLTGVHARYDEALKQIENNSADLVLEIPANFERRITEEGTSHVLIAANTVNGTKGGLGSSYLSNIIQSFNSEINARQITVQSASVPQIDVQSTNLFNPHMSYKNYMVPGIMVFLLTIVGGSLSALNIVSEKEKGTIEQINVTPVPKYIFLLSKLIPFWVIGFVLLTLGAIVAWAVYGLTPLGGFGVIYLFAAVYLIAFTGFGLTISSVSESQHQAMFTAFFFIIIFNLMGGLFTPISSMPEWAQKLTWLNPLSYFVEVIRMVYLKGSQFADLTKQFGAVCLFAVVFNAMAIISYRKSS, from the coding sequence ATGAAAACATTACGATTTCTTCTTGAAAAGGAGTTCAAACAGATTCGCCGGGATAAATTTTTACCCAGAATGATTCTTTTTCTTCCCATAATGCAGTTGATTGTATTGCCATTTGCTGCTAATTTTGAGATGAATAACATCAATCTTACGCTTATAGACAATGACCATTCGGTTTATTCCACCAGGCTGACAGAGAAGATTACTTCATCGGGCTATTTTACGCTCACCGGAGTTCATGCTCGTTATGATGAAGCGCTAAAGCAAATCGAAAATAATTCGGCCGATCTGGTGTTGGAAATTCCTGCTAATTTTGAACGACGGATTACTGAGGAAGGAACTTCCCACGTGCTAATAGCCGCCAATACGGTAAATGGAACAAAAGGGGGATTGGGGAGCTCTTATCTCTCTAATATTATTCAGAGTTTCAACTCCGAAATTAATGCGAGGCAAATAACCGTTCAAAGCGCTTCTGTTCCCCAAATTGATGTGCAAAGCACAAACCTGTTTAATCCCCACATGAGTTATAAAAACTACATGGTTCCTGGCATTATGGTCTTTTTGCTTACCATAGTCGGAGGATCTCTTTCGGCACTAAATATTGTGAGCGAAAAAGAAAAAGGAACGATTGAACAGATAAATGTTACCCCGGTACCCAAGTACATCTTTCTGCTATCTAAATTAATTCCTTTTTGGGTAATTGGATTTGTACTTCTCACTCTTGGGGCAATCGTTGCCTGGGCGGTTTACGGCCTTACACCATTGGGCGGTTTTGGTGTGATTTATTTGTTTGCTGCTGTATATCTGATTGCCTTTACCGGATTCGGACTAACCATATCATCCGTGTCAGAATCGCAGCACCAGGCCATGTTCACCGCCTTCTTTTTTATAATCATATTTAACTTGATGGGAGGCCTTTTTACCCCGATAAGCAGTATGCCTGAATGGGCACAAAAACTAACATGGCTCAACCCGTTAAGCTATTTTGTTGAAGTAATCCGGATGGTCTACCTAAAGGGTAGTCAGTTTGCCGACCTTACCAAACAGTTTGGTGCAGTCTGTTTGTTCGCCGTAGTCTTCAATGCGATGGCCATTATAAGCTACCGTAAAAGCAGTTAA
- a CDS encoding ABC transporter permease yields the protein MKQFLSFVRKEFFHIFRDTRTMLILLGMPIALIILFGFAITTEVKEVPIAVLDYSKDEATQKITDQLIASEYFKYHSSVNTYEEAQTLFKRNKVRMVVVFPPQFAGDLLKGSNPQIQLLADATDPNEATSLVNYANIIIRTYQQELMPAQNQTKPGQVQADVKLLYNPQMKGSYNFVPGVMGLILILICAMMTSVGIVKEKEMGTMEVLLVSPLKPIYIILAKAVPYLLLSMANVVSILLLSYFLLDVPINGSIILLLSISVIYALLSLSLGLLISTITETQQAAMLVSGVALMLPVMLLSGMIFPIENMPLILQGIANIVPAKWYILAIRDVMIKGLGWIDVWQEVSVLLLMIVVLVGLSVKRFKIRLE from the coding sequence ATGAAACAGTTTTTGTCGTTTGTACGCAAAGAGTTTTTTCACATCTTCCGGGATACCCGAACGATGTTGATTCTGTTGGGCATGCCCATTGCGTTGATTATTCTATTTGGCTTTGCCATCACCACCGAAGTGAAGGAAGTGCCCATTGCCGTATTGGACTATAGTAAGGATGAGGCAACGCAAAAGATAACAGACCAGCTTATTGCCAGCGAATATTTTAAATATCATTCAAGCGTAAATACTTACGAGGAAGCACAAACACTTTTTAAAAGAAATAAGGTGCGGATGGTTGTTGTATTTCCTCCGCAGTTTGCCGGCGATTTACTAAAAGGAAGCAATCCTCAGATACAATTGCTTGCCGATGCTACCGATCCAAATGAGGCGACATCGCTCGTAAACTATGCGAATATAATCATCCGTACGTATCAGCAGGAACTCATGCCAGCTCAAAATCAAACAAAGCCGGGGCAGGTGCAGGCAGACGTTAAGCTTTTATATAATCCACAGATGAAAGGATCGTATAATTTTGTACCCGGAGTAATGGGGCTCATCCTTATTTTGATTTGCGCGATGATGACTTCCGTAGGTATTGTGAAGGAAAAAGAGATGGGCACCATGGAGGTCCTTCTTGTATCGCCACTTAAGCCAATCTATATAATACTGGCTAAAGCAGTGCCTTACCTGTTGCTTAGCATGGCAAATGTAGTCAGCATACTGCTGTTGTCTTACTTCCTGTTGGATGTGCCAATTAATGGAAGTATAATTCTGTTGTTAAGTATATCTGTTATTTATGCCCTGCTGTCACTTAGTCTGGGGTTGCTTATTTCTACCATTACCGAGACACAACAGGCAGCTATGCTGGTTAGCGGGGTAGCACTAATGTTGCCGGTGATGCTGTTGAGCGGGATGATTTTCCCGATAGAAAATATGCCGCTTATTTTACAAGGAATTGCCAATATTGTTCCGGCAAAGTGGTATATACTGGCAATCAGGGATGTAATGATCAAAGGCTTGGGGTGGATAGATGTCTGGCAAGAGGTTTCTGTTCTTTTGCTTATGATTGTAGTATTGGTTGGGTTGAGTGTTAAACGTTTTAAAATACGGTTGGAATAG
- a CDS encoding ABC transporter ATP-binding protein, whose protein sequence is MNVIETTNLTKRFGSFTAVDHISFSVAQGEIFGFLGANGAGKTTAMRMLCGLLHPTSGEGKVAGFDIFRQTEQIKKNIGYMSQKFSLYDDLKVWENIRLFGGIYGLTTKQIASKTDELLHVLGLQSERDTMVKSLPLGWKQKLAFSVAVLHDPKLVFLDEPTGGVDPITRRQFWELIYQAAERGITVFATTHYMDEAEYCNRVSIMVDGKIEALDAPSVLKASFGANTMNEVFHSLARQAKRKAD, encoded by the coding sequence ATGAATGTAATAGAGACAACGAATTTAACAAAACGCTTCGGTAGTTTTACTGCCGTAGACCATATCTCGTTTTCTGTTGCTCAAGGTGAGATATTTGGATTTCTTGGAGCCAATGGAGCCGGGAAAACTACTGCGATGCGCATGCTTTGCGGTTTATTGCATCCCACTTCGGGCGAAGGGAAAGTAGCAGGTTTTGATATATTCAGACAAACCGAACAAATAAAGAAAAATATAGGCTATATGAGTCAGAAGTTTTCCCTTTACGACGATCTTAAAGTTTGGGAGAACATCCGGTTATTTGGTGGAATTTACGGATTAACAACAAAACAAATAGCATCTAAAACCGACGAGCTGCTTCATGTGCTTGGCTTACAGAGTGAGCGCGATACAATGGTTAAGTCGTTGCCACTGGGCTGGAAACAGAAGCTGGCTTTCAGTGTGGCAGTGTTGCACGATCCAAAGCTGGTTTTCCTTGACGAACCAACCGGAGGTGTCGATCCAATTACCCGGCGGCAGTTCTGGGAACTGATTTATCAGGCTGCGGAACGAGGAATAACCGTCTTCGCCACCACCCATTATATGGACGAGGCAGAATACTGTAACCGTGTATCCATTATGGTGGATGGAAAGATAGAAGCGCTGGATGCACCTTCTGTACTGAAAGCGAGTTTTGGTGCTAATACGATGAATGAAGTGTTCCATAGCCTGGCACGCCAGGCAAAACGTAAAGCCGATTAA
- a CDS encoding ABC transporter ATP-binding protein, with protein MNNNSIHIEQVSKSYGQVQALDNISLDVLPGELFGLIGPDGAGKTTLFRILTTLLIADKGTATVCGHDVVRDYKQIRLLAGYMPGRFSLYQDLSVEENLTFFATVFNTSIKENYDLIRDIYVQIEPFKDRRAGALSGGMKQKLALCCALIHKPSVLFLDEPTTGVDPVSRKEFWDMLDRLKEQGITILVSTPYMDEANRCDRIALMKGGQCLSIDTPQGIRNSMGIHPWSIRSTSMFHLLLDLREYPGTQSCYAFGDAHHLLLKEGAEKTHLLDYLHKKGYADIEMELIEPTIEDCFMQFG; from the coding sequence ATGAACAACAACAGCATCCATATTGAACAGGTATCTAAAAGCTACGGACAGGTGCAAGCACTGGACAATATTTCGCTGGATGTACTTCCGGGTGAACTGTTTGGCCTTATTGGTCCGGATGGTGCGGGCAAAACAACCCTGTTTCGGATACTCACCACGTTGCTGATTGCCGATAAAGGAACAGCTACAGTTTGTGGACACGATGTGGTACGTGATTATAAGCAGATACGATTGCTCGCCGGTTACATGCCGGGGCGATTTTCCTTGTACCAAGATCTTTCTGTGGAAGAAAATCTGACTTTCTTTGCCACGGTGTTCAACACCTCTATCAAAGAGAATTACGATCTTATCAGGGATATCTATGTACAGATCGAGCCATTCAAGGATAGAAGGGCCGGAGCTCTTTCGGGTGGAATGAAACAAAAGCTGGCACTTTGCTGTGCGCTTATTCACAAGCCATCGGTGTTGTTTCTGGATGAACCTACTACTGGAGTAGATCCTGTGTCGCGGAAAGAGTTCTGGGATATGCTTGATCGACTCAAGGAGCAGGGAATTACCATCTTGGTTTCTACTCCCTATATGGACGAGGCAAACCGATGCGACCGCATCGCGCTGATGAAAGGCGGACAATGTTTGTCTATCGATACTCCTCAGGGCATTCGCAATTCGATGGGAATTCATCCCTGGAGCATCCGTAGCACATCCATGTTTCATTTGCTTTTAGACCTGAGGGAATATCCCGGGACACAATCCTGTTATGCTTTTGGGGATGCGCATCACTTGCTGCTTAAAGAAGGAGCGGAGAAGACTCATTTACTCGACTACCTGCACAAAAAGGGGTATGCTGATATAGAAATGGAACTTATAGAGCCAACTATTGAAGACTGCTTTATGCAGTTTGGATAA